A single genomic interval of Legionella israelensis harbors:
- the trbG gene encoding P-type conjugative transfer protein TrbG has translation MKRLFLFMILALPLSAFAQDNDELGNLYFSKNMPKLSGKDKLALNIAERFQQGDKTSKPFQSSDGSVSFVYGSGQIRVVCAPLQVCDIALQKGEQFNDMNVGDPRFIVEPSITGVGASQQIHLIIKPRDVGLDSSLVVTTDRRTYHFRLKSDRYEFMPYVSFIYPDEAKAKWRLIQKIQAEHRAANTFPETNEYLGNLNFNYRIQGNARFKPVRIYNNGVKTIIEMPKAIMQSEAPALLVLRKGGFFQKSETVMVNYRLQDCRYIVDSVFDKAMLVVGSGSSQEKITITRC, from the coding sequence ATGAAAAGACTATTTCTCTTTATGATTTTGGCTTTGCCGCTGAGCGCTTTCGCCCAGGATAATGATGAACTGGGCAATCTCTATTTTTCTAAAAATATGCCGAAATTATCCGGCAAAGACAAGTTGGCTTTAAATATAGCCGAGCGCTTTCAACAAGGCGATAAAACCAGCAAGCCTTTTCAATCCTCGGATGGTTCAGTCAGTTTTGTCTATGGCTCAGGTCAAATCAGGGTTGTATGTGCGCCCTTGCAGGTTTGTGATATCGCTTTGCAAAAAGGCGAGCAGTTTAATGATATGAATGTTGGCGATCCTCGCTTTATTGTTGAGCCTTCGATTACGGGTGTTGGAGCCAGTCAGCAAATTCATCTCATTATCAAGCCAAGAGATGTGGGACTTGATTCTTCTTTGGTCGTGACTACAGACAGGAGAACTTATCATTTCCGCTTAAAATCTGATCGCTATGAGTTTATGCCCTATGTCTCATTTATTTATCCAGATGAAGCCAAAGCAAAATGGCGTTTGATACAAAAGATTCAAGCAGAACATAGAGCCGCCAATACCTTCCCTGAAACGAATGAATACTTAGGCAATCTAAATTTCAATTACCGAATCCAGGGCAATGCCCGCTTCAAGCCAGTACGAATATATAACAATGGCGTTAAAACCATCATTGAAATGCCTAAAGCAATAATGCAAAGCGAAGCGCCTGCTCTCCTGGTATTAAGAAAAGGTGGTTTCTTCCAGAAATCAGAGACAGTGATGGTCAATTATCGCTTGCAAGATTGTCGCTATATTGTCGATAGCGTGTTCGACAAGGCTATGTTGGTTGTCGGCAGTGGCTCATCTCAAGAAAAAATTACCATTACGAGGTGCTAA
- a CDS encoding conjugal transfer protein TrbF, whose translation MSKLNLWLKKLSQKTKNEALTDNPYLNAKRAWNVHTAGLMKSLQVWQLVGLSSLLITLAAVGGLISIGSQSKFIPLVFQQDANGNTLSVTRADRVGQPSIDDYRAAAAHFIENIRMVSADVELQKKAVFQVYSYLNQNDAALNKVQEFYNDKQRSNPFERATREIVNIEIRSVLQESENTWQVDWVETVRNRDGTVKEKPSVMKAMVTMYQDNELNDISSESILKNPHLIYVRDFNWSYDLKHGEQ comes from the coding sequence ATGAGTAAACTAAACCTTTGGCTTAAAAAGCTAAGCCAGAAAACAAAAAATGAAGCATTAACTGATAATCCTTATCTCAATGCTAAACGAGCCTGGAATGTCCATACCGCGGGATTGATGAAATCCTTACAGGTCTGGCAGTTAGTTGGACTGAGTAGTTTATTAATAACACTGGCCGCCGTTGGTGGACTGATATCAATTGGCAGTCAGTCTAAATTTATCCCACTGGTGTTTCAACAAGATGCCAACGGCAATACCCTTTCAGTAACTCGCGCCGATAGAGTGGGTCAACCCTCCATTGATGATTATCGAGCGGCAGCGGCGCATTTCATTGAAAATATTCGCATGGTCAGTGCAGATGTCGAGTTACAAAAAAAGGCCGTTTTTCAAGTCTATTCCTATTTAAACCAAAACGATGCAGCGCTTAATAAAGTCCAGGAATTTTATAACGACAAGCAGCGCTCTAATCCTTTTGAACGCGCCACGCGTGAAATTGTGAACATTGAAATTCGTTCAGTTCTTCAGGAGTCAGAAAACACCTGGCAAGTGGATTGGGTCGAGACGGTAAGAAATCGTGACGGCACTGTTAAAGAAAAACCATCTGTCATGAAAGCAATGGTAACGATGTATCAAGACAACGAACTTAACGATATTTCCAGTGAGTCCATTTTGAAGAATCCTCACTTGATCTATGTGCGCGATTTCAACTGGTCTTATGACCTAAAGCATGGGGAACAATAA
- a CDS encoding VirB4 family type IV secretion/conjugal transfer ATPase → MIELITILLSITGLVFLSFLFYQARLKSQAYHLKKHRNTKAGFVDLLNYAAVVDDGVIIGKNGSFMAAWLYRGEDNASTTDEAREMVSFRINQALSAMGSGWMVHVDAIRRAAPGYSERGGSHFPDAISQAVDEERRQLFESMGTLYEGYFVITLTWYPPVLAQKRFVELMFDDSQERLSKKAKTHQLIEEFKQSCRNFESRMSSALDLERLQSEQCIDDEGQTVTHDNFLRHLQFCVTGLNHPVNLPKNPVYLDALIGGQELTPGITPKIGRKFIQCVAIEGFPMESYPGILTALTQLPVEYRWSSRFIFMDAHEAVAHFTKFRKKWKQKVRGFFDQMFNTNSGIVDEDALSMVNDAQSAIAETNSGMVGQGYYTSVVVLMDEDRTLVEKSALFIEKNINALGFTARTETINTMDAFMGSLPGHGVENIRRPLINTMNLADLLPTSSIWTGENKAPCPLFPPMSPPLMHCVTNGNAPFRLSLHVRDLGHGIMFGPTRSGKSTHLGLLALSWRRYKDARIYSFDKGMSMYPTCKATGGEHYTIADKDSLLAFAPLQFLATKGDRAWAMEWIDTILALNGLNTTAAQRNEIGHAIIGMHESGSKTLSEFVMTIQDESIRETLKQYTIDGLMGHLLDAESDGLGLSSFMTFEIEHLMGLGEKFALPVLLYLFRRIETSLDGRPTLILLDEAWLMLAHPVFKNKIAEWLDSMAKKNCVVFMATQHLSHAAGSGILDIIVESTASKIFLPNLYARDPETRVIYERMGLNPRQIDIIASAQPKRDYYYVSEKGQRLYQLALGPLALAFVCATDPDSIERMKQLEQKYGTEWVSYWLSEKGIELNQYGEAA, encoded by the coding sequence ATGATTGAATTAATCACTATTTTACTCAGTATAACGGGGCTTGTCTTCTTAAGTTTCCTGTTTTACCAAGCTCGCCTGAAAAGCCAGGCGTATCATTTAAAAAAACATCGAAATACTAAGGCGGGTTTTGTTGATTTACTCAATTACGCTGCGGTGGTTGATGATGGCGTGATTATAGGCAAGAACGGCTCTTTTATGGCAGCTTGGCTTTATCGAGGCGAGGATAATGCCAGTACCACCGATGAAGCTCGGGAGATGGTGTCGTTTCGCATTAATCAAGCTTTGTCTGCTATGGGCAGTGGTTGGATGGTGCACGTTGATGCCATTAGACGTGCTGCCCCCGGGTACAGTGAAAGAGGTGGTTCGCACTTCCCAGATGCCATATCACAGGCTGTAGATGAGGAAAGAAGGCAGCTATTTGAAAGCATGGGGACATTATATGAGGGCTATTTTGTCATTACCTTGACTTGGTATCCACCGGTATTGGCGCAAAAACGTTTTGTTGAGTTGATGTTTGACGACAGCCAGGAACGTTTAAGCAAGAAAGCCAAAACCCATCAGCTGATTGAAGAATTTAAGCAATCCTGCCGGAACTTTGAATCACGCATGAGTTCAGCCCTTGATCTTGAAAGGCTACAGTCTGAACAGTGTATTGATGATGAAGGACAAACGGTTACGCATGACAACTTTTTAAGACATCTACAATTTTGTGTTACTGGCCTAAATCATCCGGTCAACTTACCTAAAAATCCTGTTTATCTTGATGCCTTAATCGGTGGTCAGGAATTAACGCCAGGTATCACGCCAAAGATTGGTCGAAAGTTCATTCAGTGCGTGGCCATTGAAGGATTCCCCATGGAGTCCTACCCTGGCATTTTAACAGCGCTCACCCAACTCCCTGTTGAATATCGATGGAGTTCTCGTTTTATCTTTATGGATGCGCATGAAGCGGTAGCGCATTTCACCAAATTTCGTAAAAAGTGGAAGCAAAAAGTCAGAGGCTTTTTCGATCAGATGTTTAATACTAATTCAGGTATTGTCGATGAAGATGCGCTTAGCATGGTAAATGATGCGCAGTCAGCGATTGCTGAAACCAACTCAGGCATGGTGGGGCAAGGTTATTATACCTCAGTTGTTGTTTTAATGGATGAAGACAGAACTTTAGTAGAAAAATCAGCGCTTTTCATTGAAAAGAATATCAACGCGCTAGGATTTACCGCAAGAACTGAAACCATTAACACCATGGATGCTTTCATGGGTAGCCTTCCTGGTCATGGCGTTGAAAATATCAGGCGGCCACTCATCAACACCATGAATTTGGCCGACTTGTTGCCTACATCCAGCATCTGGACTGGAGAAAACAAAGCGCCTTGCCCGCTGTTTCCACCGATGTCACCGCCTTTGATGCATTGTGTCACCAATGGTAATGCGCCATTTCGCTTGAGCCTTCATGTTAGAGATTTAGGCCATGGCATTATGTTTGGTCCTACCCGTTCTGGTAAATCTACTCATCTTGGTTTATTAGCTCTGTCCTGGAGACGTTATAAAGATGCTCGCATTTATTCCTTTGATAAAGGGATGTCGATGTATCCAACTTGCAAAGCCACTGGTGGTGAGCATTACACCATTGCTGATAAAGATTCACTGCTTGCATTTGCGCCCTTACAGTTTTTAGCAACCAAAGGGGACCGCGCCTGGGCCATGGAGTGGATTGATACCATTCTGGCACTAAATGGCTTAAATACCACAGCAGCACAACGCAATGAAATCGGACATGCCATTATCGGCATGCATGAAAGTGGTTCTAAAACCCTATCTGAATTTGTCATGACCATTCAAGATGAATCTATTCGCGAAACACTTAAACAATACACCATTGATGGATTGATGGGGCATCTGCTGGATGCTGAAAGCGATGGTTTAGGCCTTTCTTCATTTATGACGTTTGAAATCGAGCATTTAATGGGATTAGGTGAGAAATTTGCGCTACCCGTTTTGTTGTATCTGTTTCGGCGCATCGAAACTTCTCTGGATGGCCGGCCAACCCTAATTTTATTGGATGAGGCATGGCTGATGCTGGCACATCCTGTCTTTAAAAACAAAATTGCTGAATGGCTAGATTCGATGGCCAAAAAGAACTGTGTGGTGTTCATGGCAACACAACATTTATCCCATGCAGCGGGTTCTGGCATTTTAGACATTATTGTTGAATCAACCGCCAGTAAAATTTTCTTACCTAATCTCTATGCCAGAGATCCAGAAACTCGTGTGATTTATGAGCGCATGGGTTTAAACCCTCGCCAGATAGACATCATCGCGTCTGCCCAGCCAAAACGTGATTACTACTATGTCAGTGAAAAAGGACAACGCCTGTATCAACTGGCATTAGGTCCCTTGGCTCTGGCGTTTGTGTGTGCCACCGATCCCGACTCCATTGAGCGTATGAAGCAACTTGAGCAGAAATACGGTACTGAGTGGGTGTCTTATTGGCTGTCAGAAAAAGGAATTGAACTCAATCAATACGGAGAAGCCGCATGA
- a CDS encoding conjugal transfer protein TrbD yields MSLRTIPIRRCGNRASLFMGGDRELVMFSGLLSAILVFAAQDWLAAIAGIVMWFLSLKGLRLMAKSDPCMRAIYLRQRSYQAYYPARSTPFRVNKRGKHD; encoded by the coding sequence ATGAGTCTTCGCACTATACCTATTCGTCGCTGTGGAAACCGCGCAAGTCTTTTTATGGGTGGGGATCGTGAGCTGGTTATGTTCTCTGGATTGTTGTCGGCCATTTTAGTGTTTGCCGCTCAGGATTGGTTAGCTGCTATTGCTGGTATTGTTATGTGGTTTTTATCGCTGAAAGGACTTCGCTTAATGGCGAAATCAGATCCTTGCATGCGCGCAATCTATCTTAGGCAGCGAAGTTATCAAGCCTATTACCCTGCGCGTTCAACTCCATTCAGGGTTAATAAAAGAGGTAAACATGATTGA
- a CDS encoding TrbC/VirB2 family protein: protein MNYFGTLNYKRIGMIGLVVLFLLFMTHPVLASTTGGGLPFDSWLTKIQKSITGPFAFSAAIIGLVAAGATLIFGGDMNGFMRTLVFFVLVLSFLVAAQNTMTAITGKGAEVTKPSVELYKAEHKS from the coding sequence ATGAACTATTTTGGCACTTTGAATTATAAAAGAATTGGGATGATAGGATTGGTCGTTTTATTTTTATTGTTTATGACCCATCCCGTCCTTGCATCTACAACGGGTGGAGGACTGCCCTTTGATTCATGGCTGACTAAAATCCAGAAATCCATCACCGGCCCTTTTGCTTTTAGTGCTGCCATCATTGGACTGGTTGCCGCTGGTGCTACGTTGATTTTTGGCGGTGATATGAATGGCTTTATGCGAACCCTTGTCTTTTTTGTTCTGGTTCTTTCATTTTTGGTTGCGGCACAAAACACCATGACGGCCATTACCGGCAAAGGTGCAGAAGTTACCAAACCATCTGTGGAATTATATAAAGCGGAGCATAAGTCATGA
- the trbB gene encoding P-type conjugative transfer ATPase TrbB — MNIDEQQLVTVKDRAKEKLRRDLGGLIEQALNDPKTVEIMLNADGRLWQERLGETMRCIGTITEARAESIIKTIAGFHGKEVTRLKPMIEGELPLDGSRFAGQLPPVVSNPTFAIRKKAISVFTLDEYVQSDIMTAAQCEVIKKAVSNHRNILVIGGTGSGKTTLVNAIINEMVQSAPEERIFIIEDTGEIQCSAENCVQYHTTLDVSMTQLLKTTLRMRPDRILVGEVRGSEALDLLDAWNTGHEGGAATLHANNALAGLHRLKSLITRNPAAPAEIEPLIGEAVHCVVHIARTPQGRKVEEIISVNGFENGQYLVEKLV, encoded by the coding sequence ATGAATATTGATGAACAACAGCTAGTAACGGTTAAAGACCGAGCCAAAGAAAAGCTAAGGCGGGATTTAGGTGGCTTGATTGAACAGGCTTTAAATGATCCAAAAACTGTCGAAATCATGCTTAACGCTGACGGCAGACTTTGGCAGGAACGACTCGGTGAAACAATGCGCTGCATTGGAACTATCACCGAGGCGCGAGCTGAAAGCATCATCAAAACCATCGCAGGTTTTCACGGTAAAGAAGTGACCCGATTGAAACCGATGATTGAGGGTGAATTGCCGCTGGATGGTTCACGCTTTGCGGGTCAACTTCCGCCAGTTGTCTCAAACCCGACCTTTGCTATCCGTAAAAAAGCGATATCGGTGTTTACATTGGATGAATACGTTCAATCGGACATTATGACGGCTGCACAGTGTGAGGTGATTAAAAAAGCAGTATCGAATCACCGAAATATTTTAGTCATTGGCGGTACGGGTTCAGGCAAAACCACATTGGTGAATGCCATCATCAATGAAATGGTGCAAAGCGCACCGGAAGAGCGCATTTTTATCATTGAGGATACTGGCGAAATCCAATGTTCAGCTGAAAACTGTGTTCAGTACCACACCACGCTTGATGTCAGCATGACCCAGCTTTTAAAAACGACGCTCAGGATGAGACCTGACCGCATCCTGGTTGGTGAAGTTCGAGGCAGTGAGGCTTTGGATTTATTAGATGCCTGGAACACGGGCCATGAAGGAGGAGCAGCCACCTTGCATGCCAATAATGCTCTTGCAGGGCTTCATCGTTTGAAATCTCTGATTACCAGAAACCCTGCTGCCCCGGCTGAAATTGAACCTTTAATTGGTGAGGCAGTTCATTGTGTAGTGCATATCGCAAGAACACCACAGGGACGTAAAGTTGAAGAAATCATATCCGTTAATGGCTTTGAAAACGGCCAATACCTAGTCGAAAAACTTGTTTGA
- a CDS encoding carbon storage regulator, translating to MLVLTRRIGESVVIHDDVYCTVLDYQNGEVRLAFDAPISIPVHRDEIQRRIYRDRIRDNWFIDKTPNKESIVDRLINKFKSSAA from the coding sequence ATGTTGGTTTTAACAAGAAGAATTGGGGAATCTGTTGTTATTCACGATGATGTTTATTGCACGGTTTTAGACTATCAAAACGGTGAGGTTCGCCTGGCTTTTGATGCGCCGATTTCCATCCCTGTTCACCGTGATGAAATCCAGCGCCGCATTTACCGCGATCGAATAAGGGATAACTGGTTTATCGATAAAACTCCAAACAAAGAAAGCATTGTCGACAGGCTCATTAATAAATTTAAAAGCAGTGCGGCTTAA
- a CDS encoding LexA family protein, whose product MAELNIKKEIGRRILEARKAKGLTLKALGELAGGLKQTRLTNWEQGTRTPGPEEIKQLAQALDVSPAFLMCLSDEQQVKKTKSPSHLIPLLDRHQACDAKSHIEAIHDRSSSSDVVLISVSAVLLPELGDEAFALKMTDESMMPEIRVNDILVIDPSTSPQPGDFVLVKLADKPETIVCQYKKLSYTSSEFELLTLNDNWPSIKVDDGLEIEIVGKVMQKISQC is encoded by the coding sequence TTGGCTGAGCTAAACATTAAAAAAGAAATTGGCAGACGCATTCTCGAGGCTAGGAAAGCTAAGGGCTTAACGCTAAAAGCTCTCGGGGAACTTGCTGGCGGTTTGAAACAAACGCGCCTAACTAATTGGGAACAAGGCACACGTACTCCTGGCCCGGAAGAAATTAAGCAACTGGCACAGGCGTTAGACGTATCACCTGCTTTTTTAATGTGCTTGTCAGATGAGCAACAGGTAAAGAAAACCAAAAGCCCTAGCCATTTAATCCCGCTTTTGGATCGTCATCAGGCTTGTGATGCTAAGTCACATATCGAAGCCATTCATGATCGGAGTTCATCTAGTGATGTGGTTTTGATTTCTGTGAGCGCTGTACTACTACCTGAATTAGGCGACGAAGCATTTGCGCTGAAGATGACTGATGAGAGCATGATGCCTGAAATTAGGGTGAATGATATACTCGTGATCGATCCTTCAACTTCGCCTCAGCCAGGGGATTTTGTCTTAGTCAAGTTGGCGGATAAACCTGAAACAATCGTTTGCCAGTATAAGAAACTATCTTATACCTCTTCTGAATTTGAATTGCTGACGCTTAATGATAATTGGCCGAGTATTAAAGTAGATGATGGACTTGAAATTGAGATAGTTGGAAAAGTTATGCAGAAGATAAGCCAGTGTTAG
- a CDS encoding IS1182 family transposase, protein MQGKLILNHNDHDYLYLDSLIPKEHFLRKVNSRIELSFIGSITEDLYCPNNGRPSIAPELYFRIMLLGYLFSIKSTRKLMEQIQYNIAYRWFCGLSLKDKIPHHASLSRIKKRLKKDIFEQVFFNIVSQCEQAGLMDGQSIMADSTFIQANASLNSMNPIDENSPRNRRPNEARENSKWQLSNKTHRSKTDPDASLAFKTGTARSLKYKAHVCCDSKNRVITDILVTTGSTHDSQPFIGLIKKLKTKLSYPVSEVIADRAYGSGTILSFLKDYKIRSFIPLFTTRTGNNSTELEGITYDYDQETYICRNNVPFHASKVSSQGFITYRTRVKDCRNCSLAGSCQAPIAKGRGIRVMSRHIHDDIFKQVKKEMETDIFKQKLRERLWKIEGVMNELKNQNGLLRAQSRGIENVQKQAYLAAIAINIKRLVFFVLIIISLR, encoded by the coding sequence ATGCAAGGTAAACTGATTCTAAATCATAACGATCATGACTACCTTTATTTGGATAGTCTAATCCCTAAAGAGCACTTCCTTAGAAAAGTTAACAGCAGAATTGAGCTGTCATTTATAGGCTCAATAACAGAGGATTTATACTGCCCCAATAATGGGCGTCCTTCCATTGCCCCAGAACTATATTTCAGAATAATGCTGCTAGGTTATTTATTTTCAATCAAATCTACCAGAAAACTTATGGAGCAGATTCAATATAACATAGCCTATCGATGGTTTTGTGGCCTTAGCTTAAAAGATAAAATTCCCCATCATGCAAGTTTGAGCAGAATAAAGAAAAGATTAAAAAAAGATATATTTGAACAAGTATTTTTTAATATTGTTAGTCAATGCGAACAGGCTGGGTTAATGGATGGCCAGAGTATAATGGCTGACAGTACCTTTATTCAAGCAAATGCATCACTCAATTCAATGAATCCCATAGATGAGAATTCACCTCGTAATAGAAGGCCGAATGAAGCTAGGGAAAACTCAAAATGGCAACTTTCAAATAAAACTCACCGCAGTAAAACAGATCCAGATGCAAGTCTTGCTTTTAAGACAGGAACAGCAAGAAGCTTGAAATATAAAGCACACGTTTGTTGTGACAGTAAAAACAGGGTAATAACAGATATTCTTGTTACTACAGGCTCAACACATGATTCACAGCCGTTTATTGGCTTAATTAAAAAGTTAAAAACCAAACTATCCTACCCAGTCAGTGAAGTGATAGCTGATAGAGCTTATGGTTCTGGAACAATTTTATCCTTTCTTAAGGATTATAAAATTCGTTCTTTCATTCCTCTTTTTACAACTCGTACTGGCAATAATAGTACTGAATTAGAGGGAATAACCTATGATTATGACCAAGAAACATATATTTGCAGAAACAATGTTCCATTTCATGCCAGCAAGGTAAGTTCCCAAGGGTTTATTACTTATCGAACAAGGGTGAAAGATTGCAGAAACTGCTCATTAGCTGGATCCTGCCAAGCTCCTATTGCAAAAGGGAGAGGCATTCGAGTCATGTCACGACATATTCACGACGACATTTTTAAGCAAGTCAAAAAAGAGATGGAAACAGATATTTTCAAGCAAAAATTAAGAGAAAGACTCTGGAAAATTGAAGGTGTTATGAATGAACTAAAAAACCAAAATGGTTTGCTTAGGGCACAGTCTCGAGGAATAGAAAATGTCCAGAAACAAGCATATTTAGCAGCTATCGCTATCAACATTAAACGGTTGGTATTTTTTGTTCTAATAATAATTAGCTTAAGATGA
- the ltrA gene encoding group II intron reverse transcriptase/maturase codes for MTKVFNIPKKQVLEAYKLVKAKAGSAGIDRQSLTDFEQNLKGNLYKIWNRLSSGSYFPPPVMAALIPKKSGGTRTLGIPTVSDRIAQMVVKLSFEPKVEPYFLEDSYGYRPNKSALDAVGITRKRCWKHNWVLEFDIKGLFDNISHNLLIKAVEKHTQEKWIILYIKRWLTAPIIMPDGSKVLRVKGTPQGGVISPVLSNLFLHYVFDKWMQINHPGKPWCRYADDGLVHCRTEKQSLDMLNQLKQRFKQCGLEIHPEKTKVIYCKDSNRKGKYSVTSFEFLGYEFKPRLVRSRDTKILFVSFTPAVSSSAGKAMRERVRQWKLKYRVELSLEEIATYCNPTLRGWMQYYGKYCPSSLGPIWNQFNSVLVKWVMRKYRKLNGKMRAGKMLESMRQKHPALFVHWGVGIGGYFA; via the coding sequence ATGACAAAAGTGTTTAATATACCGAAGAAACAGGTTTTGGAAGCCTATAAACTTGTTAAAGCTAAGGCAGGCTCAGCTGGTATTGATCGACAAAGTCTCACAGATTTTGAACAAAATCTGAAAGGGAACCTTTATAAAATTTGGAATCGGTTATCATCGGGTAGTTATTTTCCGCCACCTGTTATGGCAGCTTTAATTCCAAAGAAATCAGGAGGAACACGGACTTTAGGTATTCCTACAGTAAGTGATCGAATAGCTCAAATGGTGGTCAAATTATCTTTTGAACCCAAGGTGGAGCCATATTTTCTAGAAGATTCCTATGGGTATAGACCTAACAAATCTGCGCTTGATGCAGTAGGAATTACACGAAAAAGATGTTGGAAACATAACTGGGTTCTCGAATTTGATATCAAAGGTCTATTCGATAATATTTCGCATAATCTTCTTATAAAAGCAGTAGAAAAACATACCCAAGAAAAGTGGATAATCCTTTACATAAAACGTTGGCTCACTGCGCCGATCATAATGCCTGACGGTAGTAAAGTCCTGAGAGTAAAAGGCACACCACAAGGCGGGGTTATTAGTCCAGTATTGAGTAATTTATTTCTACATTATGTCTTTGATAAGTGGATGCAGATCAATCACCCTGGGAAACCGTGGTGTAGATATGCTGATGATGGGCTTGTGCATTGTAGAACAGAAAAGCAATCGTTGGATATGCTTAATCAGCTTAAACAAAGATTTAAACAATGCGGCCTAGAGATACATCCTGAAAAAACGAAGGTGATCTATTGCAAAGACAGTAACCGTAAGGGCAAATATTCTGTAACTTCTTTTGAATTTTTGGGTTATGAATTTAAACCTAGATTAGTCAGAAGTCGTGACACCAAGATATTATTTGTGAGTTTCACTCCCGCAGTGAGTTCTTCTGCCGGTAAAGCAATGAGAGAAAGAGTCAGGCAATGGAAGTTGAAATACAGAGTGGAACTAAGTCTTGAGGAAATAGCTACCTATTGTAATCCAACTCTAAGAGGATGGATGCAATATTACGGTAAATATTGTCCCTCGAGCCTTGGACCAATATGGAATCAATTTAACTCAGTACTAGTAAAATGGGTCATGCGTAAGTATAGAAAACTTAATGGAAAAATGAGAGCAGGAAAGATGTTAGAGTCCATGAGACAAAAACATCCAGCCTTGTTTGTCCATTGGGGAGTAGGTATAGGTGGTTACTTTGCTTGA
- a CDS encoding tyrosine-type recombinase/integrase, with protein sequence MSVQFDINSLKAWLGYYYEVHVKGAPEKTEQAKMKDLTKFIQFFEMEVGHDHVDSWTPAVSKQFQKSLSSTISSVTGKPYKATTVNRTMATIRHVGRWLHQHRPLLAGEPLSQVKDVQVDSPDWNGLNSKQLMRLKSACEQRIKSCTRRNQNPLLEVAIFYTLLGSGLRASELVSLDVYQYERKGLSNVVRHKSKRVTGRVPLPIESRQFLDQYLEQRQPDIEDPLFISRYNTRLKTLDVYRGCQRLVKQALAFLPDEEKFNFSSHKLRHTFLKRVTDKHGVHFAQEVSGNVSIKEIFRYVKPSEEEMQSTIESLFDN encoded by the coding sequence GTGAGTGTTCAATTTGATATCAATTCTTTGAAGGCATGGCTTGGATATTATTATGAGGTTCATGTCAAAGGAGCACCTGAAAAAACTGAACAAGCCAAAATGAAGGACCTGACAAAATTTATTCAGTTCTTTGAAATGGAAGTAGGGCATGATCATGTGGACAGTTGGACGCCAGCTGTAAGCAAACAGTTTCAAAAAAGTTTATCCTCCACTATTTCATCAGTGACAGGAAAACCCTATAAGGCAACAACGGTTAATCGCACGATGGCTACCATTCGTCATGTGGGTAGGTGGTTACATCAACATCGGCCACTTTTGGCTGGTGAGCCCTTATCCCAGGTCAAAGATGTTCAGGTTGATTCGCCAGACTGGAATGGACTAAATTCAAAACAATTAATGCGACTTAAATCAGCTTGTGAACAACGTATCAAAAGCTGCACTCGTAGAAATCAAAACCCACTTTTAGAAGTGGCTATCTTTTATACCTTATTAGGAAGTGGCCTTCGGGCATCGGAGCTGGTTTCTTTGGATGTTTATCAGTATGAACGCAAAGGACTATCGAATGTGGTTCGACATAAAAGCAAGAGGGTGACTGGAAGAGTGCCTTTACCAATTGAATCCAGACAATTTTTAGATCAATACTTAGAGCAAAGGCAGCCAGATATAGAAGATCCATTATTTATTTCTCGTTATAATACCCGCTTAAAAACACTTGATGTGTATCGGGGTTGTCAACGCTTAGTTAAACAGGCATTGGCCTTTTTGCCGGATGAAGAAAAATTCAACTTTAGCTCACATAAACTTCGTCACACTTTTTTAAAAAGAGTGACTGACAAACATGGCGTGCATTTTGCTCAGGAGGTCAGCGGTAATGTGTCGATTAAAGAGATATTTCGCTATGTCAAGCCAAGTGAAGAAGAAATGCAGTCAACCATTGAATCTCTTTTTGATAATTAA
- a CDS encoding ISAs1 family transposase, protein MLESTRKFGKNQYLFHCFLSIEDPRVGGRCTYSLLTTLIIVLCGLICGCDGWKAMEIFARSRKRWLSQFIDVSEGLPSHHTLARVFSLIDPLEFERCLSSWIEGISQFFMDELIAIDGKTSRGSSYHCCYTNI, encoded by the coding sequence GTGTTAGAAAGTACGCGTAAATTTGGAAAAAATCAATATTTGTTTCATTGTTTCCTATCCATTGAGGACCCACGTGTTGGAGGTCGTTGCACGTATTCACTTTTAACGACACTGATTATTGTTTTATGCGGATTAATTTGTGGCTGTGATGGATGGAAAGCCATGGAGATATTTGCCAGGAGCCGCAAGCGCTGGTTAAGCCAATTTATTGATGTAAGTGAAGGTTTGCCAAGCCATCACACATTGGCACGGGTATTTTCTCTGATTGACCCTTTAGAATTTGAGCGTTGTTTAAGTTCATGGATAGAAGGAATCAGTCAATTTTTTATGGATGAGCTGATTGCGATTGATGGTAAGACGAGTCGTGGCTCCTCTTATCACTGTTGCTACACAAACATTTGA